Below is a genomic region from Streptomyces roseoviridis.
CCGGCGGCAAGAAGGCCGGCACCGGCGGAGCGATCTCCGTCGAGACCGCCCGGGGCACGGTGTCCCTGCCGGGGCCGGCGAAGAAGGTCGTCGCGCTGGAGTGGACGTACACCGAGGAGCTCGTCGCGCTCGGCGTCACCCCGGTCGGCAACGCCGACAACAAGGGGTACGGCACGTGGATCACCGCCGAGGGGGCGGCCCTCCCGGCGGGCGTCACCGACGTGGGCAACCGCAACGAGCCCAGCCTGGAGAAGATCAAGGCCCTCCAGCCCGACCTCATCGTCGTCGACGACGACCGATCGAAGGCCAACCTCAAGGCGCTCGGCGAGATCGCCCCGGTGCTCTCCTTCGTGTACACCACCAAGCCGCAGATGCAGACGCTGAAGAAGAACTTCACCCAGCTGGCGAAGGCGGTGGGCAAGGAGGACGCCGCCGCCGGCGTCCTCGGGAAGATCGACGCCAAGGCCGCCGAGCTCAAGGGCCGCCTCGACAAGGCCGGCAAGGGCGGCCTCACGTACGCGCTCGCGCAGGGCTTCACCGCCGGCGGCTCCGCCTCCATCCGGATGCTCACCGACGACTCCCTCGCCGGGCAGGTGCTCGGCCTCGCGGGTCTGAAGAACGGCTGGAAGGGCCAGCCCGACGCGTGGGGCATGACCACGGTCGGCGTCGAAGGACTCACCAAGGTCGAGAAGGGCTCCACCTTCCTGTACGTGGCCGCCGACGCGGACAACCCGTTCACCGGCTCCCTCGCCGGCAACCCGGTCTGGAAGGGCCTCGACTTCGTGAAGCAGGACCGGGCCCTGGCGCTCGACCCCGGCACCTGGCTGTTCGGCGGACCGCTGTCCGCCGTGCAGATCCTGGACGAGACCGGCAAGGCCCTGAAGGTCTGATGGCGGTCGCCGTCGCGCTGCCGGGGCGCCGCTCACGAGCCGTGCTCGTGGGCGGCGCCCTGTCGCTGCTGCTGTGTCTGGTCGGTGTGCTCCACCTCGGCATCGGCGCGTCCGGAGTGGGCCTCGGGGACATCGCGGACCTGCTCGCGGGCCACGGGGAGTCCCACACCAAGGACGTGCTCCTGGGCGCCCGGCTGCCCCGTACCCTCACCGGTCTCGTCGTCGGCGTCGCGCTCGGCGTCTCCGGCGTGCTCGTCCAGGGAGCGACCCGCAACCCGCTCGCGGCCCCCGACACGCTCGGCGTGAACGCCGGCGCGTACCTCGCCGTGGTCCTCGTCGCCTTCACCGGCGTCAGCCTCGGCCCGGTCCCCGCCGGCGGCGCCGCCTTCCTCGGCGGCCTCCTCGCGATCGCCGTCGTCCACCTGCTGAGCAGGGGAGGGGTGTCGGCGCCCGGCCGCGTGCTGCTCGCCGGCGCGACCGTCGCGCTCGCGTGCACCGCGGGGGCCGAGTTCCTGCAGATGCTGGACGTACAGGCGACCCGCGGGCTGTTCTTCTGGGGCAACGGCACCCTGATGCAGAGCGGCCTCGACCGGCCGCTCGCCCTCGGCGTGTTCGTGGCCGTCGTCGCCGTGCCCGCGTGGCTCCTCGCCCGGCCCCTGGACCTGCTGGCGCTCGGTGACGAGACGGCCCAGGCGATGGGCGTACGGGTGGAACGGATCCGCCCCGCCGCGTTCCTCGTCGCGGTGCTGCTCGCCGCTGCGGCCGTGTCGCTGGCCGGTCCGATCGGCTTCATCGGGCTCATCGCGCCCGTGATCGTACGCCAGTTGGGCCTGCGCACCCACGCGCTGCTGATCCCGGCGGCCGCCCTGACCGCCGCCGCCGTGCTGCTCGCGGCGGACGCGGCGGCCCAGCTCGCCGTGCCGCCGTCCGCGGTGTACACCTCCGAGATCCCGGTCGGCGTGGTCACCGCGCTCATCGGCGGTCCCTTCTTCATGGTGCTGGCCCGCCGGGTGAGCACGGGCGACGCCGACACCGGCGCGGCCGTCGTGGTCTCCGACCGCCGCCGCGCACCCGTCTACGCGGTCGCCATCGGCGGCGGCCTCGTCGCCCTCGTCGTGGCCATGGCGCTGTCGCTGCGCGTCGGTGACGTCGAGGTGAGCTGGGGCCAGCTGGGCGCGGCGCTGTTCGGTTCCGCCGAGCAGATCACCGAGGCCGTGGTGTCGTACCGGCTGCCGCGGATCCTGGTGGCGGCCGTGGCGGGCGCGTGTCTCGCGGTGGCGGGCACGGCCGTGCAGGCGGTCGTGCGCAATCCGCTGGCCGAACCCGGTCTCGTCGGCGTGACCGGCGGTGCCTCCCTGGGCGCCATGCTGATCATCATCGCCGTGCCGTCCGCTCCGCTGGTCGCCCTGCCGATCGCCGCGGGCGTCGGCGGCGTCCTCATGCTCGCCCTGGTCGTCGCCATCGCCGGCGGACGGCGCCACGGTGTACGGGGCGGGCTCGACCCGACCCGGGTGGTGCTGGTCGGACTGGGCGCGGGCGCCACGGCGATGGCGCTGGTGAACATCATGGTGGTCAGCTCGCAGATGAACATCTCCGCGGCGCTCAGCTGGCTCGCGGGCAGCACCTACGCCCGCGGCTTCGACGCGCTCGGCTGGCTCGTCGTGCCCGCGCTGGTGGCGGCCGTGCTGGTCGCGGTGGCGCGGCCGGTGAACCTGCTCGCGCTCGGCGACGAACTGCCCCGCGCCCTCGGCCTCGAACTGGGCCGCGCCCGGCTGCTCGTCCTCGCCGCCGGCGCCCTCATGGCCTCCGGCACCGCGGCCGCCGTCGGCGCGGTCGGCTTCGTCGGCCTCGTCGCCCCCCACCTGGCCCGCCGCGTCGTCGGCAACGACACCCGCCGCGTGGTCCCCATGGCCGCCGTCCTCGGCGCGGTCCTGGTGGTTGTCTCCGACGCCCTCGGCCGCTGGCTCCTCGCCCCGACCGAGATCCCCGTCGGCATCGTCACGGCCCTGGTCGGCGCGCCGTACCTGGTCTGGCTGCTGCGCCGCACGAAGGAGCTGTGACCCCCGGACCGGGCCCGGGCGGGCCCCCGGGTCTCCGGCCCCGAGGCGCCCGAGGGTTTCCGGCCCCCTCCGTCACGACGCCCGTGCCGGCGCCGGCTGTCGGAGCCCCGCCGTCGGTTCCGGTGGGGTGGCCCGCAGCGTGCGGGCGGTGAGCAGGCCGAGCGCGCAGACCGCCGCGGCGGCCAGGCAGACGAGGGTGAAGGCGTCGGAGAAGGTCTGGTGGGCCACGGGGCGCAGGGCCGGGTCGAGGAGGTCGAAGCGGCCGGTCTCGGCGGCCGTCCGGGCGGCGGGCGTGGTGTCGCCGAGGCCGGAGGCGAGGTGGGCCGAGAACAGGGCGCCGAAGAGGGCGACTCCGGTGGCGGTGCCGAGCGGGTAGCAGGCGTTGGTGAGCCCGGAGGCCATGCCGGCCCGCTCCGTCGGCACCGCCGCCACGGCCACGCCCATCAGGGGCGGGAAGACGACCGCCCCGCCGGCCCCGAGCAGCACCAGACCGAGGACCAGGGCGACTTGGCCGGCGCCCGCCCCCGCGTCCACGCCCGGCCCCGTGTCCATGCCCGCCCCCGTGTCCATGCCCGCCCCCGCGACGGCCAGGCACAACAGGCCCCCGCCCTGGGCCGCGAAGCCGCCGGCGACCAGGGCGGCGGGGGAGAGGAGCCGCTGCAGCCGGGCGGTGAACAGACCGGCCACCAGCAGGCTGCCGGTGAGCGGCAGCAGCCGCAGCCCGGCCTCGGACGGGGAGTACCCGTGGGCGGTCGTCAGCCACAGGGTGAGGAAGGCCAGGACGCCGAGGTTCGCCATCCGCGCCAGGAAGCCGAGCACCGCCGCCCCCGAGAAGGCGCGGATCCGCAGCAGCCGCGGGTCGATGAGGCCGTCGCCGCGCCGCTGGCTGATCACCAGCGCCGTCGCGCACACCAGGCACGCGGCGGCGCTGCCCAGCACGTCGGGGGCCGTCCAGCCGGACTGCGGCCCGGTCACCAGCGGGTAGTGCAGGGTGAGCAGCGTCGCGACGGCGAGTGCCGCGCCGGTCAGGTCGAGTCGGCAGGAGGAGGGGGGCGCCGCCGAGCCGGGCATGCGAGTGAGCGCGCCGGCCACGACGAGCACGCCGATCGGGACGTTGACGAGGAAGATCCACCGCCAGCCGAGGCCGTCCACGAGGAGTCCGCCGACGACGGGTCCGACGGCACCGGCGGCCGAGGCGGTGACCGCGTACGCCGCTATCGCGGTCCGGCGGCGGGTGCCCTCGTACGCGGCCGCGATCAGGGCGAGCGTGGGCGCGAACACCATGGCGCCGCCGAGCCCCTGGGCCGCGCGCGCCGCGATGAGGGTCGCGGCGTCCGGCGCAAGACCACATCCGGCCGAAGCCAGGGTGAAGAGGACCATGCCCGCGGTGAAGACGGCGCGCCGTCCCAGCCGGTCGGAGAGCGCCCCGGCGGTGAGGATGAGGGCGCCGAAGGCCAGGGAGTAGGCGGACACGGTCCACTGCATCCGGGCGAGTCCGGCGTCGAGGTCCGCGGCGATGTCGGCGAGCGCGATGTTCACCACGGTGACGTCGAGCGTCATCATCACGCCACCCGCGCTGACCAGGGCGAAGGTCCAGCGAGGGGAGCGGGGGGAGGAGGGCGTGCGGCGGGGGGAGGAGTACACCGGCGGTCACCTCGGACACACGGGTCGCCCCGGCGGCGGCCGGGGGAGTCACACGGGATAGACATGGTGAGGCTAACCTAAGTAACTTTCTGACGGTAAGTCATATACCGGCCGTGGCTGGAAGTTGACCTTGTCGGTGAGGTAAGCCTTACCTAAGGTGGCGGCGGTTCGGTCGCACGGCCGAGTCCTGGTCCCGGACAGACACGCGGAGCTGCCTGATGCCCTTCCCCTCCCACCATCCCGTGCCCGAGCTGGCCGACGTCACTCCCGGCGCCTGGCGCGAGGCCAACCGCCGCCTGCTCGCCAAGGCGATCGGCGAGTGGGTCTTCGAGGACATGCTCAAGGCGGCCGACGACGGCGACGGCAGCTACCGCGTCGACCTCGACAGCGGCACGACCTACGCGTTCCGGGCCACGCCCGGCGCCTTCGGATGGCTCCGCGTCGACCCGGCGTCGATCACCCGCACCGCGACCGGCATGCTGGGCAACTCCATCGCCGAACCCGCCTGGGACGCCCAGCAGTTCCTCCTCGAAGCCGCGTCCACCCTCGGCACCGACCCCTCCACCGTCGCCACCTACTTCACCGAGCTCTCGGCCACCCTCGCCGTCGACGCCGCCCGCCTCACCCACGGCGGAGAGACCGTCGCCGAACTGCGCGCCCTCGGCCACTCCGAGCTGGAGTGCCGGATGACCGGACACAACCTGCTCGTCGCCAACAAGGGCCGGATCGGCTTCTCCGCCACCGACGTGCGCGCCTACGCCCCCGAAGCGGCCCAGCAGGTCCGGCTGCTGTGGATCGCCGTGCACCGCGGCCTCGCCGAGTTCCGCGGCACCTCGGAGCTCTCCGAGACCGAGATACTCACCCGCGAGCTGGACCAGGACACCCGGGCCCGTTTCACCGCCGTCCTGGAGGAGACCGGCGTCGACCCCGACGCGTACGTCTGGATGCCCGTGCACCCCTGGCAGTGGGACCACGCCGTCCAGGTGCTGCACGCCGCCGACGTGGCGCAGAACCGGATCGTTCCGCTCGGCGAGAGCCCCGACGCCTACCTGCCCGGCCAGTCCATCCGGACGATGGCCAACGTCACCGCCCCCGAGCGGTACGACGTCAAACTGCCCCTGAAGATCCTCAACACCCTGGTCTGGCGCGGCATACCCCCGCACTGCACCATGGGCGCGCCCGTGGTCACCCAGTGGCTGCGCGGCCTGGTGGAGCGCGACGCGTTCCTGACCGAGGAGTGCCGCACCGTCTTCCTCGGCGAGGTCGCCTCCGTGACCGTGCGCCACCCCTACCTCTCCAAGCTGCCTGACGCCCCCTACCAGCACCTGGAGACCCTGGGCTGCATCTGGCGCGAATCGGTCTCCGCCCGCAAGGACCCGGACGAGCGGGTCCGCACCTTCGCCTCCCTGCTGCACGTCGACTCCGCCGGCGACGCGTTCGTCGCCGAACTCGTCCGCTCCTCCGGCCTGGAGCCCGAGGAGTGGCTGCGCCGGCTCTTCGACACCCTGCTCGTGCCGGTCCTGCACGTACTCAACCGCTACGGCGTCACCTTCAACCCGCACGGCCAGAACACCCTCATCGGCTACGACCGGAACGACGTCCCGGTCCGCCTCTACCTGAAGGACTTCGTCGACGACGTCTGCGTGTCCTTCACCGATGTCCCCGAGCGCGGCCCCGAGCCCGACGGCCACGACCACGTCCTGCCGCGCAAGCACCCCTCGATCATCCGCCAGCACGTCATGGACCAGGTCTTCGTCGGCCACTTCCGCTACCTGGCGCCGCTGTGCGCCGACCAACTGGGCGTGGACGAGAAGCGGTTCTGGCAGCTGGTGCGGCAGACCATCCTGGACTTCCAGCGGCGCTTCCCCGAACTCGCCGAGCGCTACGCCGAGTACGACCTGCTCACCCCCGAGATCCCCCGCTACGGCCTGAACCGGGACCGGCTCGTCGTCACCCGCTACGGCGACCGCGCGCTGCGGCACGCCCTCTACCCGAACGGCACCCACCCCAACCCGCTGGCGGAAGGCTGAACCGTGACACCGCTGACGGAAGCACCCCCCACCGCCCCGCCCCTGCCCGCCTCACAGCTCGCCGCCTCGCGCCAGGGCCTCGCCGACGTCACCGCCGCACTCGCCGGGGCCGTGGACACCGCGCTGGCCGCCCGCCGACCCACCGGGCCGATACCCGCGGGGCGCCCCGAGGACGTCCTCAAGGCCGCTGCCGACGCCCTCGGCGCCCAGGAGCTGCCCACCGAGGGCCTCGGCACCCGGGCCGCCCTCGAGCTGCTGACCACGGTCCTCGTCGAGTACGGCATCGACCTCTCCCACCCCCGGGCCGCCGCCCACCTGCAGCCGCCCGCGCTCGCCGTCGCCGTCGCCGCGGACACCCTCGCCGGCGTCACCAACGCCTCCCTCGACACCTACGACTCCGGCCCCTCCGCCATCGCCGTCGAACGCTGGCTCATCGGCGTCCTCACCCGCCTCGCCCGCTTCGGCGAACGCGCCGACGGGGTCCTCACCCCCGGCGGCTCCCTGTCCAACCTGCTCGCCCTGCTCCTCGCCCGCGACGCCGCCGCCCACCGGCGCGGCATCGACGCCCGCCGGCACGGGATCGCCGCCCTGCCGGGGCCCGTCGTCTTCTGCTCCGAGCTCGCCCACTTCTCCACCCACCGGGCCTGCGCCGCCCTCGGCCTCGGCGAAGCGGCCGTGCGCCCGCTGCCCGTCGACGCCCACCGGCGCATGCGCCCCGACGCGCTCCGGCAGGCCCTCGGCTCCCTCGGCCCCGAGCACACCCCCGTCGCCGTCGTCGCCACCGCCGGAACCACCGACTACGGCTCCGTCGACCCCCTGCCCGAGATCGCGGAGATCGCGGCCGAGCACGGCGTCTGGACCCACGTCGACGCCGCGTACGGCTTCGGCGCCCTCTTCTCCGACCGGCTCGCCGACCGGCTGACCGGCCTGGAACTCGCCGACTCCGTCACCCTCGACCTGCACAAGATCGGCTGGCAGCCGGCCGCCTGCGGCGTCCTGCTCGTCTCCGACACCACGGCCTTCACCGCCCTCGACCGCCACGTCGCCTACCTCAACCCGGCCGACGACGCCGACGCCGGCTACGACGGCCTCCTCGGCCGGAGCCTCCAGACCACCCGGCGCCCCGACGCCGTCAAGGCCGCCGCCACCCTCCTCGCCCACGGCCGCGAGGGCCTGGGCCGCATGGTCGACGCCTGCCACGCCCTGGCTCGCCACGCCGAACGGCGCGTCCGCGCCGAACCCGCCCTGGAACTCGTCGCCCCCGCCGAGCTGACCACCGTCGTCTTCCGCTACCGGACGGCCGACCCCGCCGCGGCCGACGAGATCAACGGCGCCCTGCGCCGCCGGCTCCTGGAGACCGGCACCGCACTCGTCGGACGCACCGAGGACGCCACCGCGGGCCCCGGCTCGCCGCAGCGGGTCTGCCTCAAACTCACCCTGCTCAACCCCACCGCCACCACCACCGACATCGACGGCCTCCTCGACACCGTGATCGAGGCCGGCCGCACCTGCGAGCGACTCGCCGAGGAAGGCGCCGCATGACCCACCCCACCCCCGCACCCGCCCCCCACACCCTCCTCGACGACGACCCCCTGCACCGACGCGACGCCCGGGGCGCCGCCGAACACGCCCACCTCGAAGCCCTGCTGCGCTGCTGGCTGCGCGAGACCCACACCGAGGTCACCGCAGGACCGCTGCGGATCACCCTGCCGACCGCCGGCCTCACCCTGCTCACCGAGGTCACCCACCGCTCGCCCACCGGCTGGCACCGCTTCGGCCCCGTGCGCCTGGAAGGCCCCGGCGGCCCCCTCGGCGCCACCGCCGACCCCGTCACGGCCGTCGCCCTGCTCTCCACCGAGGCGGCCGTACGCGGCGGCAGCCGGCCCGGCGGCGTACCGGCCGGCGAGATCGCCGACCTGGTCGAGCGCACCGCCGAGTCCGTCCGCCGCGTCACCGCCTTCATCGGCCACCGGCGCACCCGCCCCGAGCCCGCCGCCGACGGCTTCCTCGACGCCGAACAGGCCCTGATCCTCGGCCACCTGCACCACCCGGCGCCCAAGAGCCGCGACGGCATCTCCGACCACGACGCGGCCGCCTTCTCACCCGAACTGCGCGGCTCCTTCCGGCTGCACTGGTTCGCCGCCGACCCGGCGGTCGTCTCGCACGACGCCGTCGCCGGCGCGCCCTCCCTCGCCGGACGGGACACCGTCGCCCTCCTGTCCGACCTCGCCGAGCACCGCCTCGACGACGGCCGGATCCTCGTCCCCGCCCACCCGTGGCAGGCCCGCGACGTGCTGCACCGCCCCCGGGTGGCCGCGCTGATCGCCTCCGGAGCCCTCGAACCGCTCGGCGAACGCGGCCCCGCCTGGTGGCCCACCTCCAGCCTGCGCACCGTCTACCGGCCCGGCGCCCCCGTCATGCTCAAGCTCTCCCTCGGCCTGCGGCTCACCAACTCCCGGCGCGAGTCCACCCGTACGGAACTCAAGCGCGGCCTGGAGATCAACCGGCTGCTCGACGCCGGATACGCCGGCAGCACCTTCCGCGCCCACCCCGGCTTCGCCATCACCCGCGACCCCGCCTGGCTGGCCGTCGACGAACCGGGCCGCCCCGAGGGCCCCGCCGTCACCGGCCTCGACGTCGCCGTCCGCGAGGTCCCCGACGGCATCGACGCCCTGCGCTGCCTGGTCGGCCTCGTCGCACCCCGCCCCGGCCTCGGCCGCAGCGCCCTCGGCGACCTGGTCGCCGGGCTCGGCGGAGCCGACGCGGCCGCGCGCTGGGTGGCCGACTACACCGACCGGGTCCTCGTGCCCATGCTCCACCTGTACGCCGCCACCGGCATCGGCCTGGAGGCCCACCAGCAGAACACCCTGGTCCGCCTGGACGCCCGGGGCCGGGTCACCGGCGCCGTCTTCCGCGACAACCAGGGCTACTACCTGGCCGCCTCCCACCTGCCCGAGCTGCTCAAGCTGAGCGGCGCCGACTCCTCCACCCTGGCCGTCGTGGACGACGCGATCGTCGACGACCGGCTCTCCTACTACCTGCTGCGCAACCAGGCGCTGTCCGTCGTCGGCTGCCTCGCCGTCGACGGACTCGCCGACGAGCGCGACCTGCTCGCCGTCCTCGCCGGCCGGCTGCGGGCCGCGCTGCCCGCCCTGGCCGAGGCCGGGCCCGACGGCGACCGCCTGGCCCGCCGCTGGCTGGCGGCCGACACCCTGCCCTGCAAGGGCAACCTGCTCACCCGCCTGCACGGCATCGACGAGGTCCTCGCCCCGCTCGACGCCCAGTCCGTCTACCTCGACGCGCCCAACCCGCTCCAGGAGGCCACCGCATGACCTCGTTACACCCCGAGGACGCCCGCACCGTCCCCGGCCCGCCGCTGCCCCTCCTGGAGGGACGCTGGTCGGCCCGGGCGGCCGGGGCCGAGGGGGCCGACCTCGACCTGGTGCACGGCTGGATGCGGGCCCCGCACGTCGACGCCTTCTGGCATCAGGCATGGCCGCGCGAACGCTGGTACGAGGAGATCGCCGGGCACCTCGCCGGCGACGCCGTCCTGCCGGTGCTGGTCTTCCTCGACGACGAGCCCGTCGCGTACGTCGAGGTGTACCGCGTGACCCGCGACCGGCTCGCCCCGCACTACGCCCATCTCCCGCACGATCTCGGCGTCCACATCGCCATCGGCGACCCGGCGCGCACCGGCCGCGGCCTCGGCCGGACCCTGCTGCGCGTCCTCGCCGACGGCCTGCTCGCCGCCGACCCGCGCTGCACCCGGGTCGTCGCCGAGCCGGACGTCACCAACGCGCCCTCGCTCAGGGCGTTCGCCGCCGCCGGCTTCAGCACCGTGGGCGAGATCACGCTCCCGGACAAGACCGCCGCGCTGCTCGTCCGTCCCCGCCGCGAGGAGGACCTGCCCACATGACCGAGACCACCGCCGAGCACGACGTCGTCGCGATCGGCTGCGGCCCCTTCAACCTGGGGCTCGCCGCCCTCGCCTCGACCGTGGACGAACTCGACCTGGTCGTCCTGGAGGAGCGGCCCGAGTTCACCTGGCACCGCGGCATGATGTTCGGCGACGCCTCGATGCAGGTGAACTTCCTCGCCGACCTGGTGACCCTGGTCGCCCCCTGGCACCCGCTGTCCTTCCTGGCGTACCTGCACGACATGGACCGCCTCTACGCCTTCACCGTGCGGGAGAACTTCTTCCCCTCCCGCCGGGAGTACGAGGACTACCTGCGCTGGGCCGCCGCGCGGCTGCCCGGCGTGCGGTTCTCCCACCGCGTTGAGGAGGTCCGCTGGGACGGCGACGAGGAGCGCTTCGACGTGGCCGTGGCCCGCGGCGACGGCACGCGGCTGCGGCTGCGGACCCGTCACCTCGTCATCGGGATCGGCACCGCGCCCCACGTGCCCGAGGCCCTGGCCGGGCTCCCGGAGGACCGGCTGCTGCACACCTCCGACTACCTCTTCCGGGCCCGCGACGTCGAGCGCGCCGGCAAGGTCACCGTCGTCGGGTCCGGCCAGTCGGGCGCGGAGGTCGCCGTCGACCTCCTGACCCGCAACCTCGACGGCGGCCCCGCGGTGAGCTGGCTGACCCGCACCGGCTCCTGGGCGCCGCTCGACTACACCAAGATGAACCTGGAGCTGACCACTCCGGCGTACATGCGCTACTTCCACTCCCTGCCCCAGGAGGTGCGCGACCGGCTGGTCGGCGAGCAGTGGCAGTTCTACAAGGGCGTCTCCACCGACACCCTGGAGGAGATCCACGAACTCCTCTACCGCCGCCAGCTGGAGCACGGCCTCGCCGACGTCGAGCTGCGCTTCGGCATCGCCGTCGAGGACGCGGCCGTCGGCTCCGACGGGCAGACCGTGCTGACCTGCCGCCACCTGGACACCGGACAGCGCTTCGAGCACGTCACGGACCTGGTCGTCGCGGCCACCGGCTACCGCAACCGCCCGCCGTCCTTCCTGGGCCCGGTCGAGGAGCTGATCGACCGCGACGGGCGGGGGCGGCCCCTGATCCACGCCGACCACTCCGTCGGGCTCGCCGAGGGCGTCACCGGGCGGATCTTCGTCGCCAACGCCGAGATCCACGCGTACGGGGTCTCGTCCCCGAACCTCGACATCGGTGCCGTGCGCAACGCCACCATCCTCAACGCGATCACCGGCCGCGAGGTCTACCGGCTGCCCAAGCGCAGCGCCTTCACCCGCTTCGAGGCCCCGGGACAGGGGGCGCCCGACCGCCGGTGAGGGGAGCGCGGGGCCGGGCCGTGGGGCCCGGCCCCCGCGCATCCCGTCCGCCCGCGTCTCGGGCCCGGAGTGCCCCGCCCCGTGAACTATCTTGGGCGGCAGCGAGACGAGAGGGAGGCACCCCGTGCCATCTGGGCAGCAGGAGCGCGCACAGGCGGCCGCGATCACACCGGGCAGGCGCTCGGCGGACGCGGACGCGCAGGTGCAGCCGGAGACGGGTTCTCCGGCCGAGCGGGTGCGGGCGCTGTTCGGCGGACACCGCCTCTCGCCCGGGCAGCGGCGCATCGCCCAGTTCCTGATCGACCACCTCACCGAGGCCGCCTTCCTGTCGATCACCGAGCTCGCGGAGCGGGTGGGCGTCAGCCAGCCGTCCGTGACCCGTTTCGCCTCGTCGCTGGGATTCAGCGGCTACCCGGCGCTGCGCGAGGCGCTCCAGCCCATCGCGCTGAGCGCGGTCGCCGGCGCGCCGGGCGAGGGAGAGGGCCAGGGGCGGCTGCGCAACGAGCTCCAGTCCGCCGTCGACGCCGAGATCGAGAACCTCACCGCCCTGCGGCGCGGCGTCTTCGCGGACCCGGACCGGATCCTCGACATCGGCCGCGAGCTGGCCCGGTCCGTGCCCCTCACGGTCCTCGGCCTGCGCATCTCGGTCTCCCTCGCCGAGTACTTCGCCTATGCCGCGCGGCGCATCCACCCGGACGTGCGAGTGGTGACGCGCGGCGGCAGCGTCGCCTACGACGGCCTCCTCCAGGCCCGCGAGGCCGGCGGTACGTGGGTGCTGGCCTTCGCCATGCCGCGGCACGCGAAGGAGACCCTCGCCGTCGTCCGCGCCGCCCGCGCCGCCGGACTGCGAGTCGCGCTCATCTGCGACCTGGCGTTCGGGCCGCTCGTCGACGAGGCCGACGTGGTCTTCACCGCCGGCACCGGGTCGCGGCTCGTCTTCGACTCCTACGCCGCGCCCGGCGTGCTGTCCGCGGCGATCCTCCAGGCGATGGCGGACGCGGACCCGGAGCGGACGCAGACCCGCCTGGAGAAGTACGAGCAGGCCGCCGAGCAGCACGACTTCTTCCTGGACGACTGAGGTCGGAGGGTCGCGCTCCGCATGCGGAGAAGGGCGCGAAGATCCCGGAGATGCATGAAAATTTTCATTCTCTTGCTTTCTCGCCAGTAAGTATATTTACTGAGTGCGCCCCCACGGGCCGCACAGAACACGTCAGGGCCGCCCCCTCCTCCTCAGACGGCCCTCCTGTGTGAACGGCACGCGCCGCGCTCAGCGCGGTGCACTCGCGGCGGCTCCGGTCAACCCCTGGACCGGAGCCGCCGCTTCGTCGCTCGCGTCTGTCACGAGCGGCGACGCGGCGACCACTGGTGCCGCCGGGCGTGATGATGCGTCGCTGTATCCATCGGAGTCGCGTCGGCCGCCAGGTGCTGAGTGGCTCCAGTGATCCGCTAAAGAGTTGTCCCGTACATGATCTCCGACTGCCGTAGCCATGCCTGTCCCGGGTGTCGGCCGCAGGTGTCGGCGTCGATGACGATTTGGTGATCAGTCGAGTACCGGTAGTTCGTCGACCGCTCGGCGATGGTGTGATCTCGGGTGGGCACCAGCGTGCCGTCCACGATGAGCACGGCGTCCCTGGCAAACCGCTTGCGGGG
It encodes:
- a CDS encoding IucA/IucC family protein: MTHPTPAPAPHTLLDDDPLHRRDARGAAEHAHLEALLRCWLRETHTEVTAGPLRITLPTAGLTLLTEVTHRSPTGWHRFGPVRLEGPGGPLGATADPVTAVALLSTEAAVRGGSRPGGVPAGEIADLVERTAESVRRVTAFIGHRRTRPEPAADGFLDAEQALILGHLHHPAPKSRDGISDHDAAAFSPELRGSFRLHWFAADPAVVSHDAVAGAPSLAGRDTVALLSDLAEHRLDDGRILVPAHPWQARDVLHRPRVAALIASGALEPLGERGPAWWPTSSLRTVYRPGAPVMLKLSLGLRLTNSRRESTRTELKRGLEINRLLDAGYAGSTFRAHPGFAITRDPAWLAVDEPGRPEGPAVTGLDVAVREVPDGIDALRCLVGLVAPRPGLGRSALGDLVAGLGGADAAARWVADYTDRVLVPMLHLYAATGIGLEAHQQNTLVRLDARGRVTGAVFRDNQGYYLAASHLPELLKLSGADSSTLAVVDDAIVDDRLSYYLLRNQALSVVGCLAVDGLADERDLLAVLAGRLRAALPALAEAGPDGDRLARRWLAADTLPCKGNLLTRLHGIDEVLAPLDAQSVYLDAPNPLQEATA
- a CDS encoding MurR/RpiR family transcriptional regulator, encoding MPSGQQERAQAAAITPGRRSADADAQVQPETGSPAERVRALFGGHRLSPGQRRIAQFLIDHLTEAAFLSITELAERVGVSQPSVTRFASSLGFSGYPALREALQPIALSAVAGAPGEGEGQGRLRNELQSAVDAEIENLTALRRGVFADPDRILDIGRELARSVPLTVLGLRISVSLAEYFAYAARRIHPDVRVVTRGGSVAYDGLLQAREAGGTWVLAFAMPRHAKETLAVVRAARAAGLRVALICDLAFGPLVDEADVVFTAGTGSRLVFDSYAAPGVLSAAILQAMADADPERTQTRLEKYEQAAEQHDFFLDD
- a CDS encoding pyridoxal phosphate-dependent decarboxylase family protein translates to MTPLTEAPPTAPPLPASQLAASRQGLADVTAALAGAVDTALAARRPTGPIPAGRPEDVLKAAADALGAQELPTEGLGTRAALELLTTVLVEYGIDLSHPRAAAHLQPPALAVAVAADTLAGVTNASLDTYDSGPSAIAVERWLIGVLTRLARFGERADGVLTPGGSLSNLLALLLARDAAAHRRGIDARRHGIAALPGPVVFCSELAHFSTHRACAALGLGEAAVRPLPVDAHRRMRPDALRQALGSLGPEHTPVAVVATAGTTDYGSVDPLPEIAEIAAEHGVWTHVDAAYGFGALFSDRLADRLTGLELADSVTLDLHKIGWQPAACGVLLVSDTTAFTALDRHVAYLNPADDADAGYDGLLGRSLQTTRRPDAVKAAATLLAHGREGLGRMVDACHALARHAERRVRAEPALELVAPAELTTVVFRYRTADPAAADEINGALRRRLLETGTALVGRTEDATAGPGSPQRVCLKLTLLNPTATTTDIDGLLDTVIEAGRTCERLAEEGAA
- a CDS encoding lysine N(6)-hydroxylase/L-ornithine N(5)-oxygenase family protein, giving the protein MTETTAEHDVVAIGCGPFNLGLAALASTVDELDLVVLEERPEFTWHRGMMFGDASMQVNFLADLVTLVAPWHPLSFLAYLHDMDRLYAFTVRENFFPSRREYEDYLRWAAARLPGVRFSHRVEEVRWDGDEERFDVAVARGDGTRLRLRTRHLVIGIGTAPHVPEALAGLPEDRLLHTSDYLFRARDVERAGKVTVVGSGQSGAEVAVDLLTRNLDGGPAVSWLTRTGSWAPLDYTKMNLELTTPAYMRYFHSLPQEVRDRLVGEQWQFYKGVSTDTLEEIHELLYRRQLEHGLADVELRFGIAVEDAAVGSDGQTVLTCRHLDTGQRFEHVTDLVVAATGYRNRPPSFLGPVEELIDRDGRGRPLIHADHSVGLAEGVTGRIFVANAEIHAYGVSSPNLDIGAVRNATILNAITGREVYRLPKRSAFTRFEAPGQGAPDRR
- a CDS encoding GNAT family N-acetyltransferase, coding for MTSLHPEDARTVPGPPLPLLEGRWSARAAGAEGADLDLVHGWMRAPHVDAFWHQAWPRERWYEEIAGHLAGDAVLPVLVFLDDEPVAYVEVYRVTRDRLAPHYAHLPHDLGVHIAIGDPARTGRGLGRTLLRVLADGLLAADPRCTRVVAEPDVTNAPSLRAFAAAGFSTVGEITLPDKTAALLVRPRREEDLPT